The proteins below are encoded in one region of Neisseria macacae ATCC 33926:
- a CDS encoding DUF7606 domain-containing protein has product MKLLSAAVVAVLTAGVSMTAAAAPAGYVPYKCDNGKKLNVVYEFDRKGNAVGASANAAGKQISLRVDKRRSDSTGTTFTNKRGFSMSAGYIDRNTHTTSEVVGVSDAQNRFIVKNCEPVNIDR; this is encoded by the coding sequence ATGAAACTCTTATCTGCCGCTGTTGTAGCCGTTCTGACCGCCGGTGTTTCCATGACTGCCGCCGCCGCTCCTGCAGGCTATGTTCCTTACAAATGCGACAACGGTAAAAAACTGAATGTCGTTTATGAATTCGACCGTAAAGGCAATGCAGTAGGCGCTTCTGCAAATGCAGCCGGCAAACAAATCAGCCTGCGCGTTGACAAACGCCGCTCTGACAGCACCGGCACTACCTTCACCAACAAACGCGGCTTCTCTATGTCTGCCGGTTACATCGACCGCAACACCCACACCACTTCCGAAGTCGTGGGCGTCAGCGATGCACAAAACCGCTTCATCGTGAAAAACTGCGAACCTGTCAACATCGATCGTTAA
- a CDS encoding bifunctional alpha/beta hydrolase/class I SAM-dependent methyltransferase — MSEQQKYFSTQDGTSLFYRYRPAADGSADKAIVLFHRGHEHSGRMMFVADELGFDDFAYFAWDARGHGHSPGERGDSPSIGTSVADVDDFIRHIQSEYGIKPENICVIAQSVGAVLVSTWLHDYAPKIRCAVLASPAFKVKLYVPFARTGLKIMQKWRGNFFVNSYVKAHYLTHNKERQDSYDNDPLIARAISVRILLGLYEAAERVVADAQAITTPVQLLISGSDWVVHHKPQHDFYNRLGSRIKERHILPGFYHDTLGEQNREIAFVEMRRFIRERFNQPLYQVDLTQAHLHGESRREADELATPLSIYSPRGAFWAVYRASLDLGARWSEGLKIGKETGYDSGSTLDYVYRNQPQGSNAFGVAVDKHYLNAIGWRGIRQRKINIGKAIQTASAKLREAGKPVHVLDIASGHGRYVLDALTADTLPDSVCLRDYSPINVEAGRKLIAERGLQDTVTFDEVNAYDRANYQDLQPRPTLGIVSGLHELFADNDLILKSLYGFGDAIETGGYLIYTGQPWHPQLEMIARALTSHKAGSPNWVMRRRSQQEMDQLVEKAGFEKIHQWIDEDGIFTVSLAVKK, encoded by the coding sequence ATGTCCGAGCAACAAAAATACTTTTCTACCCAAGACGGCACTTCGCTTTTCTACCGCTACCGACCCGCTGCCGACGGTTCGGCCGATAAAGCCATCGTGCTGTTCCACCGCGGCCACGAACATTCCGGCCGGATGATGTTTGTTGCCGACGAACTCGGTTTCGACGATTTTGCCTATTTCGCATGGGACGCGCGCGGCCACGGCCACAGCCCCGGCGAACGCGGCGACAGCCCCAGTATCGGTACTTCCGTTGCCGACGTGGACGACTTCATCCGCCACATCCAAAGCGAATACGGCATCAAGCCTGAAAACATCTGCGTGATCGCGCAAAGCGTCGGCGCGGTATTGGTTTCCACTTGGCTGCACGACTACGCGCCGAAAATCCGCTGCGCCGTATTGGCATCGCCCGCATTCAAAGTCAAACTCTACGTTCCTTTTGCCCGCACCGGCTTGAAAATCATGCAGAAATGGCGCGGCAATTTCTTTGTCAACAGCTACGTCAAAGCCCACTACCTGACCCACAATAAAGAACGCCAAGACAGCTACGACAACGATCCGCTCATCGCCCGCGCCATTTCCGTGCGCATCCTGCTCGGTTTGTACGAAGCTGCCGAGCGCGTCGTCGCCGATGCGCAGGCGATTACCACGCCCGTGCAGCTTTTGATTTCCGGCAGCGACTGGGTTGTTCATCACAAACCGCAACACGATTTCTACAACCGTTTGGGCAGCCGCATCAAAGAACGCCATATCTTGCCCGGTTTCTATCACGACACATTGGGCGAACAAAATCGCGAAATCGCCTTTGTCGAAATGCGCCGCTTTATCCGCGAACGTTTCAATCAGCCTTTATATCAAGTCGATTTGACCCAAGCCCACTTGCACGGCGAAAGCCGTCGTGAAGCTGACGAGCTGGCTACGCCTTTGTCTATTTATTCGCCGCGCGGTGCATTTTGGGCGGTTTACCGCGCTTCCCTCGACCTTGGCGCGCGCTGGAGCGAAGGTTTGAAAATCGGCAAGGAAACCGGCTACGACTCTGGCAGCACGCTGGATTATGTGTACCGCAACCAGCCGCAGGGCAGCAACGCCTTTGGTGTGGCGGTGGACAAACACTATCTCAACGCCATCGGCTGGCGCGGCATCCGCCAACGCAAAATCAATATCGGCAAAGCGATTCAGACGGCCTCTGCCAAGCTGCGCGAAGCGGGCAAACCCGTACACGTTCTCGATATTGCCTCGGGGCACGGCCGCTATGTGCTTGACGCGCTGACTGCCGACACGCTGCCCGATTCCGTGTGCCTGCGCGATTACAGTCCGATTAATGTTGAAGCCGGCCGCAAGCTGATTGCCGAACGCGGCCTGCAAGACACGGTTACCTTCGACGAAGTCAATGCCTACGACCGCGCCAATTATCAGGATTTGCAGCCCCGTCCTACGCTGGGCATCGTTTCCGGACTACACGAATTGTTTGCCGACAATGATTTGATTTTAAAATCGCTCTACGGCTTCGGCGATGCGATTGAAACAGGCGGCTACCTGATTTACACCGGCCAGCCGTGGCATCCGCAGCTCGAAATGATTGCGCGCGCGCTGACCAGCCACAAAGCAGGCAGCCCGAACTGGGTGATGCGCCGCCGCAGCCAGCAGGAAATGGATCAACTTGTAGAAAAAGCCGGTTTTGAAAAAATCCATCAGTGGATAGACGAAGACGGCATCTTTACCGTAAGTCTGGCTGTGAAGAAATAA
- a CDS encoding Pycsar system effector family protein, translated as MDFHDKNKKGQEPQSTVSDWEKPFERPDPDAPQPVSEVWEDSEEAFDKAKETLKTEEAVNIEEAVKAEETLKVEEAAESETADHQQDSNAEEAVTDNIILEGIETSSEKPKKKKKDKKDKAKKKKQAADVPPSDLLGTNKGVETMFRNAVRSEMELLALAATKANIMISLNGFIVSALMISGAFIFSSSPEFLIPASTFMITAAASIVFALLSASPERIGKMQAARAWVKDFFRGRAKLRDLRTRLSSTQTRFFSGSQPNILIYEDRVKVQKDQYWEMMQEIMGDRKQVYQKMSDHLYWLGLLADKQFKYINLSYAVFRWGLLASLAAFIGVKTLPSLLTQPANNAAELRSLGINMFNGVYEPSAVQQLPDGKLLIAEDEPNHAFSIVSIDPSGRFIEDEALDTRVITGFKRRLSDLEALARDDEGFIYALTSHSRTRKGNRSPDREHLMRFKIQDGNVLGLTSYDNLTQVLETDHKLHDLIRERTKAEVSFEEINIEGMAFDPVKKRLVLGFRDPEFNNMALVAFISNPKDVFERNAKPEFDEVAILDIDGGGIRSINYDPVLKNYVIANEVKDENGQKFSQLWTWSGNPTDEPQKISLPNLQHITNVEAVDSITVNGKPQMILMGDEGNASQKITAKYMLVDYSQLGKQ; from the coding sequence ATGGATTTCCACGATAAAAATAAAAAAGGGCAAGAGCCGCAAAGTACGGTTTCTGACTGGGAGAAACCTTTCGAACGACCCGATCCCGATGCGCCGCAGCCTGTTTCCGAAGTTTGGGAAGACTCAGAAGAAGCGTTTGATAAAGCTAAAGAAACCTTAAAAACTGAAGAAGCTGTAAACATTGAAGAAGCCGTGAAAGCTGAAGAAACTTTAAAAGTTGAAGAAGCTGCGGAATCTGAAACGGCAGACCATCAACAAGACAGCAATGCCGAAGAGGCCGTGACGGATAACATCATCCTTGAAGGCATTGAGACGTCGTCTGAAAAGCCCAAAAAGAAAAAGAAAGACAAAAAAGACAAGGCGAAGAAGAAAAAACAAGCCGCCGATGTGCCGCCTTCCGATCTTTTGGGTACGAACAAAGGCGTGGAAACCATGTTCCGCAACGCCGTGCGTTCGGAGATGGAGCTGCTCGCGCTGGCGGCGACCAAGGCGAACATTATGATTTCGCTCAACGGTTTTATCGTGTCTGCGCTGATGATTTCGGGCGCATTTATTTTTTCATCGTCACCCGAATTTCTGATTCCGGCGAGTACGTTTATGATTACCGCCGCCGCGTCCATCGTGTTCGCGCTGCTGTCCGCTTCGCCCGAACGTATCGGCAAAATGCAGGCGGCGCGCGCTTGGGTCAAGGATTTCTTCCGCGGGCGCGCCAAACTGCGTGATTTGAGAACCCGCCTCAGCAGCACCCAAACGCGCTTTTTCAGCGGCAGCCAGCCCAATATCCTGATTTACGAAGACCGTGTGAAGGTGCAAAAAGACCAATATTGGGAAATGATGCAGGAGATTATGGGCGACCGCAAACAAGTCTATCAAAAGATGAGTGATCATCTTTACTGGCTGGGCCTGCTGGCGGACAAACAGTTCAAATACATCAACTTGTCTTATGCCGTATTCCGTTGGGGGCTTTTGGCTTCGCTGGCGGCGTTTATCGGCGTGAAGACGCTGCCTTCGCTGCTGACCCAACCTGCCAACAATGCGGCAGAGCTGCGCTCTTTGGGTATTAATATGTTCAACGGCGTGTACGAGCCATCTGCCGTGCAACAGCTTCCCGACGGCAAACTGCTGATTGCCGAAGACGAACCGAACCACGCGTTCAGCATCGTCAGCATCGATCCATCAGGCAGATTTATCGAAGACGAGGCCTTGGATACGCGCGTGATTACCGGCTTCAAACGCCGCCTGAGCGACTTGGAAGCATTGGCGCGCGACGATGAAGGCTTTATCTACGCGCTCACTTCCCACTCGCGCACCCGCAAAGGCAACCGCTCGCCCGACCGCGAACACCTGATGCGCTTTAAAATCCAAGACGGCAATGTGTTGGGGCTGACCAGCTACGACAATCTGACGCAGGTTTTGGAAACCGATCACAAATTACACGACCTCATCCGCGAACGCACCAAAGCCGAAGTTTCCTTTGAAGAAATCAATATCGAAGGCATGGCGTTCGACCCTGTGAAGAAACGCCTCGTCTTAGGCTTCCGCGATCCCGAATTCAACAATATGGCGCTGGTGGCATTCATCAGCAACCCGAAAGACGTATTCGAGCGCAACGCCAAACCTGAGTTTGACGAAGTCGCCATCCTCGACATTGACGGCGGCGGTATCCGTTCTATCAACTACGACCCTGTGTTGAAAAACTACGTCATCGCCAACGAAGTGAAGGATGAAAACGGGCAGAAATTCTCGCAACTGTGGACTTGGAGCGGCAACCCGACCGACGAGCCGCAAAAAATCTCCCTGCCCAATCTGCAACACATCACCAACGTCGAAGCCGTCGATTCGATTACGGTCAACGGCAAGCCGCAGATGATTCTGATGGGAGACGAAGGCAACGCCTCGCAGAAAATTACTGCCAAATATATGTTGGTGGATTACAGCCAGCTTGGTAAACAGTAG
- a CDS encoding phosphatase PAP2/dual specificity phosphatase family protein, which produces MKPTLKTSLLKLALVGILFYASYSLSNHYAASLAYVPEVAFAWERNIPFWEWTILPYWSLNLMYAAAFFLCRNAREQNRYVARLVSAQIVATTCFMLFPLHFGWPKPPTDGLWGVMFDSLVAFDLPYNQSPSLHIALSIIVGAFYWTRFPKIRLPIFLWQSLIALSVLTTYQHHFIDVPTGALLGWLVLWAIPQHGVSPFRRPFDTQGRLKTSEASFCEAKTSEASFCEAKTPPETRSREIKIAMLYQAGAVLSALLSLFGGAWLWMLWISVSLSIVAFAYLTDNAAVFQKQADGRLSAAATILLLPYLAGVRLNMAYWLRGKAKTARVRDDVLIGSVSEISDDLPAVLDVCAEYSCPRYRGAYRVLPLLDMVVPSENDLVQAALLLEALRRQHGKVLTCCALGYGRSAAVVLTWLLVYGGCRDLAQATAELKQARSQMVLPLETAKAVEAAAGRLKMNAVSFAKTSEASFCEAKMNEASFCEANRDS; this is translated from the coding sequence ATGAAACCTACGCTGAAAACTTCTCTACTCAAACTTGCTTTGGTCGGCATACTTTTTTATGCCAGCTACAGTTTGTCCAACCATTACGCGGCATCGCTGGCCTATGTGCCGGAAGTCGCTTTTGCGTGGGAGCGCAACATTCCGTTTTGGGAATGGACGATTTTGCCTTATTGGTCGCTGAATCTGATGTATGCAGCGGCGTTTTTCCTTTGCCGAAATGCGCGTGAACAAAACCGCTATGTCGCACGGCTGGTATCAGCGCAAATCGTCGCCACTACTTGCTTTATGTTGTTCCCGCTGCATTTCGGCTGGCCGAAGCCGCCTACCGACGGGCTGTGGGGCGTGATGTTTGATTCATTGGTCGCATTTGATTTGCCGTACAACCAATCGCCGTCGCTGCATATCGCGCTGTCTATCATTGTCGGCGCGTTTTATTGGACGCGGTTTCCCAAAATCCGTTTGCCGATTTTTCTGTGGCAAAGCCTGATTGCTTTGTCGGTACTGACGACTTACCAACACCATTTTATCGACGTGCCGACCGGCGCGCTGCTGGGCTGGCTGGTGTTGTGGGCAATACCCCAACACGGCGTATCGCCTTTCAGACGGCCTTTTGATACTCAAGGCCGCCTGAAAACGAGCGAAGCGAGTTTCTGCGAAGCTAAAACGAGCGAAGCAAGTTTCTGTGAAGCCAAAACTCCCCCCGAAACACGTTCCCGCGAAATCAAAATCGCCATGCTGTATCAGGCGGGCGCGGTATTGTCGGCACTGCTGTCCTTGTTCGGCGGCGCGTGGTTGTGGATGTTGTGGATCAGCGTGTCGTTATCGATAGTCGCTTTTGCCTATCTGACCGACAACGCGGCGGTATTCCAAAAACAGGCAGACGGCAGGCTGTCGGCGGCGGCAACGATTTTGCTGCTGCCTTATCTGGCGGGCGTGCGGCTGAACATGGCTTATTGGCTGCGCGGCAAGGCGAAGACGGCGCGGGTTCGTGATGATGTGTTGATTGGCAGCGTATCAGAGATTTCAGACGACCTCCCAGCCGTATTGGACGTATGCGCCGAATATTCCTGCCCTCGCTATCGCGGCGCATACCGCGTTCTGCCGTTATTGGACATGGTGGTGCCGTCTGAAAACGATTTGGTGCAGGCGGCTTTGTTGCTGGAAGCATTGCGCCGGCAACACGGAAAAGTTCTGACCTGTTGCGCGCTGGGCTACGGACGCAGCGCGGCGGTGGTGCTTACTTGGCTGCTGGTTTACGGCGGCTGTCGGGATTTGGCACAGGCAACAGCAGAATTGAAACAGGCTCGCTCACAGATGGTGCTGCCGCTGGAAACGGCAAAGGCGGTAGAAGCGGCGGCAGGTCGTCTGAAAATGAACGCAGTGAGTTTCGCCAAAACGAGCGAAGCGAGTTTCTGCGAAGCTAAAATGAACGAAGCAAGTTTTTGCGAAGCTAATCGAGATAGCTAA
- a CDS encoding phosphatidate cytidylyltransferase codes for MSFVNTSSQIITEQTAAHLTPQAGYIFTGVFAILIFASVVGQWLKRKNGADNATISNLNARIYAWWLMTLVLLVAFWFGKTGTVALFFLISFAALREFMTLVYRRRSDYYSMVVCFYLLLPVQYYFVYDGWYGMFSIFIPVYGFLVLPIIASLSGQTAHFLERAAKTQWMSMICIFCLSHVPALMFLNLDDFDSSGNILLLMFLIFVVQASDVLQYVWGKLVGGAKIMPSLSPSKTISGTVGGILSATVLAALLSPMTPFSHGQAAAIGFVICLMGFFGGLVMSAIKRDYGVKDWGNMIRGHGGMLDRVDSICFAAPVFFHIVRYYWNG; via the coding sequence GTGAGCTTTGTTAACACGTCCAGCCAAATCATTACCGAACAAACCGCCGCCCATCTGACCCCGCAGGCAGGCTATATCTTTACCGGCGTATTTGCCATATTGATTTTCGCCAGTGTCGTCGGGCAATGGCTGAAACGCAAAAACGGCGCAGACAATGCCACCATCTCCAATCTCAATGCCCGCATCTACGCTTGGTGGCTGATGACGCTGGTGCTGCTGGTCGCATTTTGGTTCGGCAAAACGGGGACGGTGGCGCTGTTTTTCCTGATTTCGTTTGCCGCCTTGCGCGAATTTATGACCCTCGTCTATCGCCGCCGCAGCGATTATTACAGCATGGTAGTGTGTTTCTACCTGCTGCTGCCGGTGCAATATTATTTCGTCTATGACGGTTGGTATGGCATGTTCAGCATTTTCATCCCCGTTTACGGCTTTCTGGTGTTGCCGATTATCGCCAGCCTGAGCGGTCAAACCGCCCATTTCCTCGAACGCGCCGCCAAAACGCAGTGGATGTCGATGATCTGCATCTTCTGCCTTTCACACGTTCCCGCCCTGATGTTCCTGAACTTGGATGACTTTGACAGCAGCGGCAATATCCTGCTGCTGATGTTTCTGATTTTCGTGGTGCAGGCTTCAGACGTGTTGCAATACGTTTGGGGCAAACTGGTCGGCGGTGCTAAAATCATGCCTTCGCTTTCTCCGTCCAAAACCATATCCGGCACGGTCGGCGGCATTTTGTCCGCCACCGTACTCGCCGCGCTGCTGTCGCCGATGACGCCGTTTAGCCACGGCCAGGCCGCCGCTATCGGTTTCGTCATCTGCCTGATGGGTTTCTTCGGCGGGCTGGTGATGTCTGCCATCAAACGCGACTACGGCGTCAAAGACTGGGGCAACATGATACGCGGCCACGGCGGTATGCTCGACCGCGTGGATTCCATCTGCTTCGCCGCTCCCGTGTTCTTCCACATTGTCCGGTATTATTGGAACGGTTGA
- a CDS encoding PepSY domain-containing protein produces the protein MKKLLLTAIVALSAAVAGANDYIEHQIYSDKNFEQNRTKAIRMLEQRGYRVHDIDADDYRGRPVLDVEAYKGGREYDIKLSYPELRIIKERIDY, from the coding sequence ATGAAAAAATTATTATTGACCGCCATCGTCGCTTTGTCCGCTGCTGTCGCAGGTGCCAACGATTACATCGAACACCAAATTTACAGCGACAAAAATTTTGAACAAAACCGTACCAAAGCCATCAGAATGCTTGAGCAACGCGGTTACCGCGTTCACGACATCGACGCCGACGACTATCGCGGCAGACCTGTATTGGACGTAGAAGCCTACAAAGGCGGACGCGAATACGACATCAAATTGTCTTACCCCGAATTGAGAATCATCAAAGAGCGTATCGACTACTGA
- a CDS encoding lysophospholipid acyltransferase family protein, which translates to MKNFLKKQLAWLTDQALCLSVSFLTGVRPKSPRELAFNPQQKVYYANHGSHGDFLLVWISLPRRWRLSTRPVAGSDYWLTNKLKRFIIQNVFNALLIPRHSDNPQSITEQMNHALQAGDSLIIFPEGTRNTDENEILLPFKSGIYHLAKSKPDTEFVPIWIDNINRVLPKGKVLPVPLLCEVHIGEPLTLHEDEDKDTFLTRTREALLALRSSENECNEFRQNERSGFRQNECNESQQNKGAAS; encoded by the coding sequence ATGAAAAATTTTCTTAAAAAACAACTCGCATGGCTGACCGACCAAGCATTGTGCCTGTCGGTATCCTTCCTCACCGGCGTCCGGCCCAAAAGCCCGCGCGAGCTGGCGTTCAATCCGCAGCAGAAAGTGTATTACGCCAATCACGGCAGCCACGGCGATTTTTTGCTGGTGTGGATTTCCCTGCCGCGCCGCTGGCGGCTTTCGACGCGTCCCGTTGCCGGCTCGGATTACTGGCTGACCAACAAACTCAAGCGTTTCATCATCCAAAACGTCTTCAACGCGCTCTTGATTCCGCGCCACAGCGACAATCCGCAGTCGATTACCGAACAGATGAACCACGCGCTCCAAGCGGGCGATTCGCTGATTATCTTCCCCGAAGGCACACGCAATACGGACGAAAACGAAATCCTACTCCCCTTCAAATCAGGTATTTACCATCTGGCGAAAAGCAAGCCGGATACTGAGTTTGTGCCGATATGGATAGACAACATCAACCGCGTCCTGCCCAAAGGCAAAGTGCTGCCCGTGCCGTTGTTGTGCGAAGTCCACATCGGCGAACCGCTGACCCTGCACGAAGATGAAGACAAAGACACTTTCCTGACACGCACCCGCGAAGCTTTGCTGGCGTTGAGGTCGTCTGAAAACGAGTGCAACGAGTTTCGCCAAAATGAACGAAGTGGGTTTCGCCAAAACGAGTGCAACGAGTCTCAACAAAACAAAGGAGCTGCATCGTGA
- the tsaD gene encoding tRNA (adenosine(37)-N6)-threonylcarbamoyltransferase complex transferase subunit TsaD — protein MLVLGIESSCDETGVALYDTERGLLAHHLHTQMAMHAEYGGVVPELASRDHIRRVVPLTQGCLQEAGVSYDDIDAVAYTQGPGLGGALLAGSGYANALAFALNKPVIPVHHLEGHLLSPLLADDKPEFPFVALLVSGGHTQFMAVRGIGDYTLMGESVDDAAGEAFDKTAKLLGLPYPGGAKLSELAKQGNPDAFSFPRPMLHSHDLQMSFSGLKTAVLTAVEKVRAENDGEIPEQTRNDICRAFQDAVIDVLAAKAKKALLDTGFRTLVVAGGVGANWKLRDEFSRLSVKKPSEKGKPKPKEEKIKVCFPPMEYCTDNGAMIAFAGAMRLQERQPVGAFNVKPRWPLSDIVK, from the coding sequence ATGCTGGTACTCGGAATCGAATCATCCTGCGATGAAACGGGCGTTGCGCTTTACGACACCGAACGCGGCCTGTTGGCGCACCATCTTCACACCCAAATGGCGATGCACGCCGAATACGGCGGCGTTGTCCCCGAACTTGCCAGCCGCGACCACATCCGCCGCGTCGTGCCGCTGACGCAGGGCTGTTTGCAGGAAGCGGGCGTTTCCTATGACGATATCGATGCCGTCGCCTACACCCAAGGGCCGGGTTTGGGCGGCGCGCTTCTGGCGGGTTCGGGCTATGCCAATGCCTTGGCGTTTGCCTTGAACAAACCCGTCATTCCCGTCCACCATCTCGAAGGCCATTTGCTCTCCCCACTTTTGGCAGACGACAAACCCGAATTTCCGTTCGTCGCCCTGCTGGTTTCGGGCGGACATACGCAGTTTATGGCGGTGCGCGGCATCGGCGATTACACGCTGATGGGCGAAAGCGTCGACGATGCGGCGGGCGAGGCGTTCGACAAAACCGCCAAACTCTTAGGGCTGCCCTACCCCGGCGGCGCAAAGCTGTCCGAACTCGCAAAGCAGGGCAACCCCGATGCCTTCTCGTTCCCGCGCCCCATGCTCCATTCGCACGATTTACAGATGAGCTTCTCCGGTTTGAAAACCGCCGTGCTGACCGCCGTCGAAAAAGTCCGCGCCGAAAACGACGGCGAAATCCCCGAGCAAACGCGCAACGACATCTGCCGCGCGTTTCAAGACGCGGTGATTGACGTTCTCGCCGCCAAAGCTAAAAAAGCCTTGTTGGATACCGGTTTCAGAACTTTGGTCGTCGCGGGCGGCGTCGGTGCAAACTGGAAGCTGCGCGACGAATTTTCCCGCCTGAGCGTCAAAAAGCCGTCTGAAAAAGGCAAACCCAAACCTAAGGAAGAAAAAATCAAAGTCTGCTTCCCGCCCATGGAATACTGCACCGACAACGGCGCGATGATTGCCTTCGCCGGCGCGATGAGGTTGCAGGAGCGGCAGCCCGTAGGCGCGTTCAACGTCAAACCGCGCTGGCCGCTGTCGGATATTGTGAAATAG
- a CDS encoding CPBP family intramembrane glutamic endopeptidase produces the protein MTKSYRPVTFYTLSLLIPWTLWFAAAYISHRPDAVEYQWAQATLGLAGLFAPMLVAAFMLYKQPKLWTDAKHRLFRLTGFPKRYLLAAALLGPVTLVLAQLISIAFGHSWAQFHISGHPSFTSALLSPWFMLLISPVAEELAWHSYGTDALTARRSLFVASLLFAVYWAFWHMPLAFIKGYYHSQIVSEGALYTVNFVVSMFVFVLLMNWLYAKSGRSIAVATIFHLCANLGNEIFATHPVSKVIQTAILSAVAIYILIAEKNLFLGKPVPSR, from the coding sequence ATGACTAAAAGCTACCGCCCCGTTACGTTTTACACTTTATCCCTGCTGATTCCGTGGACATTATGGTTTGCTGCCGCCTACATCAGCCACCGTCCTGATGCTGTTGAGTACCAGTGGGCTCAGGCCACGTTAGGGCTGGCCGGGCTGTTCGCACCCATGCTCGTGGCGGCATTCATGTTGTACAAACAGCCCAAATTATGGACGGACGCGAAACACCGCCTGTTCCGCCTGACAGGTTTTCCCAAGCGATACCTGCTCGCTGCCGCACTGCTCGGTCCGGTTACCTTGGTGCTGGCGCAACTCATTTCCATCGCTTTCGGACACAGTTGGGCGCAGTTTCACATTTCGGGACATCCGTCATTTACGTCCGCCTTGCTGTCGCCATGGTTCATGCTCCTCATTTCGCCTGTTGCCGAAGAATTGGCGTGGCACAGCTATGGCACCGACGCGCTCACGGCACGCAGAAGCCTGTTTGTCGCATCCTTGCTATTTGCCGTGTATTGGGCGTTTTGGCACATGCCGCTTGCCTTCATCAAAGGCTATTATCACAGCCAAATCGTTTCCGAAGGCGCACTCTACACGGTTAATTTCGTGGTCAGCATGTTTGTCTTCGTCCTATTGATGAACTGGTTGTACGCCAAAAGCGGGCGCAGCATCGCCGTGGCGACGATATTCCACCTGTGCGCCAATCTGGGTAACGAGATTTTCGCCACCCACCCTGTCAGCAAGGTTATTCAGACGGCCATTTTGTCGGCAGTAGCCATTTATATTTTGATTGCAGAAAAGAATTTGTTTTTAGGTAAGCCTGTGCCATCCCGATAA